The genome window GCCTGAGCCACGACCGCCTGCGCCTTGAGGGCATGGCTCGGCGCCTGCGCCACCCGGGCGAACGCCTGCGCCAACAGGCCCAGCGCCTCGACGACCTGGACATGCGCATGCGTCGCGCCTTCGAGCGCAGCCTCAATACCCGTCGCGAACGCTTGATCCGCCTGGAAACCCGCCTCGCCGGCCAACACCCCGGCCGCCAGTTGGCCCTGCTGCGCCAACGCCTGGACAGCCTCGCCGAACGCCTGCCCCGCGCCATGCGCGAAGGCCTCAAGGCGCGCCGTCTGCAACTGCAAAGCCAGGTGCAGACGCTGCAAGTGGTCAGCCCGCTGGCGACTCTCGGCCGGGGTTACAGCATCCTGCTCGACGAGCGTGGCCAGGCGATCCGCAACGCCGCGCAAACCCATACCGGCCAGCGCCTGACCGCACGCCTCGGTGAAGGCCAACTGCAGGTGCGGGTGGAAGATAACCACCTGACGCCCGTCACCCTTTCATTACTGGATTGATTGATGCCACGTTTATTGAGCTTGTTGATGCTGTTGTGCCTCACCTTCACCGCCCATGCCGACAGCTACATCACCCGGCTGCTGAACAAGCCGGTGCCCGGTGGCGTCGCGGTGGTTGACCTGGGCGCCTCGCTTGCGGCCCCGAAAGCCACCTATCAGGGCAAACCGGTATTGGTGGTGAAGGAACAGGACACGTGGCTGGCGATTGTCGGCATTCCATTGACCGTCAAACCGGGCAACGAACGCATCAGCAGTGGCGGCCAAACCTTGCCGTTTGTCGTCGGCTACAAGAAGTACCCCGAACAACGCATCACCCTGAAGAACAAACGCCAAGTCAACCCGAACCCTGCGGACGTCAAACGCATCGAAAGCGAGATCCCTTTACAGCTGGGCGCCTATCGCACGTTCAGCCCCAACACGCCGAGCAACCTGCTGCTGGACAAACCCGTCAATGGCCCCCTCTCCAGCAAGTTCGGCGTACGCCGTTTCTTCAATGGAGAAGAGCGCAATCCCCACGCCGGGCTTGACTTCGCAGTGCCCACCGGCACGCCGATCAAGTCACCGGCTGCGGGCAAAGTCATTCTCACCGGCAACTACTTCTTTAATGGCAATACCGTCTTCGTTGATCACGGCCAGGGCTTTATCAGCATGTTCTGCCATTTATCGAAGATCGATGTGAAGACCGGCCAAGCGCTGGCACGGGGTGACGTGGTCGGCAAGGTTGGCTCAACCGGCCGAGCGACCGGGCCTCACCTGCACTGGAACATCAGCCTAAACGAAGCACGGGTCGACCCGGCGATCTTTATCGGCGCGTTCCAGCCCTGATGTAAATAGTGCGCATACCGGCCTCATCGCGGGCAACCCCGGCTCCCACCGAGAATCGCGTTTACCTGTGGGAGCCGGGCTTGCCCGCGATGGCGCCAGGCCTGCCAGCACAATTGCGCACCCGATAGAAGCCACGCAATTAAAAGCAACACTCACCTCTAGAATCGCCATAAAATCTCGCCCTATCGCCAGATTAGAGAACTTCTCTCAATTTTTCTCGACTG of Pseudomonas fluorescens contains these proteins:
- a CDS encoding peptidoglycan DD-metalloendopeptidase family protein; protein product: MPRLLSLLMLLCLTFTAHADSYITRLLNKPVPGGVAVVDLGASLAAPKATYQGKPVLVVKEQDTWLAIVGIPLTVKPGNERISSGGQTLPFVVGYKKYPEQRITLKNKRQVNPNPADVKRIESEIPLQLGAYRTFSPNTPSNLLLDKPVNGPLSSKFGVRRFFNGEERNPHAGLDFAVPTGTPIKSPAAGKVILTGNYFFNGNTVFVDHGQGFISMFCHLSKIDVKTGQALARGDVVGKVGSTGRATGPHLHWNISLNEARVDPAIFIGAFQP